From Aegilops tauschii subsp. strangulata cultivar AL8/78 chromosome 5, Aet v6.0, whole genome shotgun sequence:
GGGGTTGCTCTCTCCTCGGGCACAAGAACCATGACCTTTTAATCCCTTTCTGAATCACAATAGTAATCATGGACAAGTACTCCAGAGTAGAACAACATTAGTCAGTCAGCTACTTGAGAGCTCTTCCTCCATCAAAACATGCTCCTTGAGAATCCCAGCGAGCTTGGTCCGAAAGTAACTGCTCCCTGGAATTGAGCTTTGCCTCATCTTTTGCATTGTGAAATTGATCTTGTGTGAGATTCGGCAAGTCTGGAACAGATGTAAACCCTGCACGCATGATTGACCAATAATAGTCACGTGGATGTCAACTTCTagttatgtactccctctgtaccgAAATACTTGTAGTTGGGGAATACTAGTACAAGTTTCCCCAACAAGAAGTATTGTGGTACAGAGGGAGTAAGTAGTAAAAACAGAGAAGAGAACCAGTAAGTTATCAGAAAAAAACGAGAGAGAAGAGAACCAATAAGAAACTACATTCCGAGTATGTTGTGCAGCCAACGATGAAAGGCAAGTCCCTTTAATTATTTCTTGGGTGCAGGTTCTGTTTCTAAAAGTTGGCAAGATTACCTACAACTTTATATGTTTCTGCCCTTGAAAAACTGTACAGAAAGAAAGAAAATGAGCTAATGCATGGTATAATCCATTTGGGCACAGTAGCAAATATTTTTCCAAGTTAAGTAGTAGGAACAAAGAAGAGAATGAATAGGAAGTTGTACTCAGTAATTCATAGTTAGTTGTTCGATGCAAGTTTGATTTCTAAAAGTTGACAAGATTAGCTACAAGTAAGACTGCATGTATAAGAAAACAAAAGGGGAGAAAGTGCTCATGCATGGTATAATCCATTTGGGCATGGTACGCTTACAACACTTGAAAAAGAGGCCTCCAGGCCGCTTACCTCCTCTGCAGCGCCTGGGACCAACAGGGCAACCTCCAACACTTGTTGGTATGCAGTAGTAGAGCACCACGTATGTATCCACCGGGAGCAAAGATGGGACAGGTGGCTGGGCGACGAATCAACGATGACCTCAGAAAACGAGCTCTGCATAAGAGACCAACAATTTTGTACAATGGATCAGTGCATTGCTTGCTTCACAGTTTTTAACTCCTTGATCACCAGAATTCGACTGTGGGGATGTGACGAATCTTATAGGCATCCTCCCTATGGCACCTCACAATCAGCCTTGGACATCGAACAATTTTGAGTAGCTTCAAAGCAGAGAGACTCCGTATGCTTTCAGGCAAAGATATCAGGTTGGGGCAATCACAGGTGATAAGTTGCTCTAGAGAAGTCAACTGTCCCAACCATCCCGGTAATGTTTCCATGCCTTTGCAATTTCTCAACCAGAGTCTTCTAAGAGCAGTAAGGTTCTTCATGCTTTCAGGCAAAGATGTCAGGTTGGGGTAACCGCTGAGTATAATTTCTTCTAGAGAAGTCAACTGTCCCAACCATCCCGGTAATGTTTCGAGGGCTTTGCACTCTTCAAACCTCAATTTTGTAAGAGCGGTGAGGTTCTTCATGCTTTCAGGAAAAGATGTCAGGTTGGGGCACTTGGTGATTACAATTTCTTCTAAAGAAGTCAACTGACCCAACGACCCCGGTAATGTTTCCAGGCCTTTGCATTCTGTCAACATCAATTTTCTAAGAGCGGTGAGGTTCTTCATGCTTTCAGGCAAGGATATCAGGTTGGGGCAGTTGCCGATTAAAATTTCTTCTAGAGAAGTCAACTGTCCCAACAATCCCGGTAATGTTACCAGACCTTTGCACTCTGTCAACATCAATTTTCTAAGAGCGGTGAGGTTCATGCTTTCAGGCAAAGATGTCAGATTGGCGCAACTGCCAATTGAAATTTCTTCTAGAGAAGTCAACTGTCCCAATGATGCCGGCAATGTTTCCAGGCCTTCGCACTTTACCAAGCTTAGCTTTTTAAGAGTAGTGAGGTTCTTCATGCTTTCAGGCAAAGAAGTCAGGTTGTTGCAATCGCCGAGTAAAATTTCTTCTAGAGAAGTCAACTGTCCCAACCATTCTGGTAATATCTCCAGGCCGTTGCACACTAGCAACGTCAGACTTTTAAGAGCGGTGAGGTTCTTCATGCTTTCAGGCAAAGATGTCATGTTGGGGTAATGGCTGATTAAAATTTCTTCTAGGGAAGTCAACTCACCCAACCATTCCGGTAATATCTCCAGGCCTTGGCACTCTGTCAACTTCAGTATTTTAAGAGCAATGAGGTTCTTGATGCTTTCAGGCAAAGATGTTAGTTTCTGGCAATCACCGATTAGAAGTTCTTCTAGAGAAGTCAACTGTCCCAACGATCCCGGTAATGTTTCCAGGCCTTTGCACTTTATCAAAGTCAATTTTCTAAGAGCGCTGAGGCTCTTCATGCTTTCAGGCAAAGATGTCAGGTTGGGGCAATCAAAGATTAAAATTTCTTCTAGAGAAGTCATCTGTCCCAATGATCCCGGTAATGGGTCCATGTCTTTGCACTCTGCCAACTCCAGTTTTCTAACAGAGGTGAGGTTCTTCATGTTTTCAGGCAAAGATGTCAGGTTGGGGCAGTTGTGGATTAAAATTTCTGCTAGAGAAGTCAACTGTCCCAACGATTCCAGTAATGTTTCCAGGCCTTTGCACTCATTCAACTTCAGTTTTCTAAGAGCGGTGAGGTTCTTCATGCTCTCAGGCAAAGATGTAAGGTTGGGGCaatcattgattccaatttcttctAGAGAACCGAGGTCGCCCAACCATACCGGGAGTGCCTCCAAGTCCTTCAACGACTTCAAATGTAGTTCAGTGAGAGAGGTGAAGCATCGCATGACCTCTGGCAAAGTCCTAAATCCACTGACCGATATTACCTGAAATTTCTCAAGGGTGGGAAAGTGTTGAAGTCCATCCCACTTATGTTGAGAGAAACTACAGCGCTTTAGAACCATCAAAGAAGGACGAATGGAAGAGGAGAGATTTCCAAATCCTTGTTCTGGCAAAACCTTCTCACTGTTGCCCAAAACCCAATTCATACTTCTTGGGGGATATGGTAGGAACTTCAACCTTGGGCAGTCCATTATTTCCAAATGATGCAAATTAGGGATTAGAAACTCTTCGTCTTCTTTACTTGACTCTGTTGTCCACCATTCCTCCAAATTCTCCATCAATGTCAATACCAGTACCGTTAGTTTCATACAAGGTCCACCCTCTCCATAGAACTCCTTGCCGACTTTCCTAATGTTGGGAATTTTTAGCAGACACAGCCTTCTTAAATTTGGTAGTGTACCGAATGGAGGAAGACAATCACATGCTTGCAAATTATTAAGAGCCAGTTCACTGAGAAAAGGGAGGTAGGACGAGATTTGAAACATCCAGTTAGGGAAATCCTTGCTCATATACCCAGCTAGCCAAAAGTTTTCAAGAGTCCGAGGAGGTACAAGCCTGTCCAGCACAGATTTACCTCCTTCATTTTCCCATAGAAGTTTTAGTACTCGAATATTTGATTTATCACGCAGTTTGACTCTGTCTGCATCTTCTGGCTGCCTGACATTCTGAAGGCCTAGAAGCATCAGCTCTGAACAAGTCAATCCCACAAGATCCACTATACTGCTGcatcctctactctctatctcaTGTACATGGTGCTCTACTGTGCCCACAAGATTCAGACGCTTTTCAATGGCTCGAGCCTTTTCAAGCATAGCAGAAGATGGATTATCAAGGACCAACTGGGtgagactagtcatgtcaccaatGCTATCAGGGCAGTCACTCATAAGTACAAGGCCATTCATGTGCAGTATCTGAAGCTTAAGGTCACCAAATGAGGAGGGAAGCTCATTGAGACTCAGACAGTATGACAAATAGAGACACCTCAGCTTAGACAACTTGCATATTGACTCTGGTAATTGTCGGAGTTTAGGACAACTTGTCAGGTTCAAATATTCAAGCTCGAAGAGGTGATCAAAACATTCAGGGAGTTCTTCGAGGCGATAACAATCTGATAGATCTAGGTGTTTCAAATGATTAAGTTGGCAAAATGATCCTGGCAGCATTGAAACCTTGTAGCAACCAGAGAGGTTCACAAACTCGAGTTTCTGAAGGTAACCGAAATCAATTGGTAGGTTTTCTAGCTCATGGCAACTCGATAGGTTCAGATGCTCTAAACACGGAAAGCTAAGATTGTCAGGTAGTTTAGTGAGCTTTGAACAACTTGACAAGTTTAAGAATGAGAGTTTAAGAAGGCTACCAAAATTATCAGGGAGCTTTTGAAGAGCACGACAATCTGACATGTCTAGGTGGTGCAAGCATGTAAGCTCACAGATTGATTCGGGCAACTCTTGGAGTATACAACACCCGGATAGATTGAGGAAAAAGAGTTGAGCGAGCTCCCCAAGTGATGCAGGTAGCTTACTGAGGCTGCTACTGCCAGAAAGGTCCAAATAGCAAAGTTTGCTGAGGCGACAAATACTATCAGGCAAGGTTTCAAGCAAGGAATTGGACAGAATAATTGTTTCCATGTTTTGAAGCTCATGAAAATACTTAGGAAGTGATGTTATTGGCAAGCCTGTGGCATCAAGGTACCTAATTAGCTTCAATTGCTTAACAGAAGATGGCAGCACCACGCTACTTGGAGCAGATTGGCGATTAGCTGAATGTCCACTTAGGTCCAGGACACGTATGTACTTGGACCGAGAAAATGCCTTTTTCGGGAGTTGCAGTCCCTCCAAATCCCTAAAGTGGAGGGATCTAAGCTTGTGTGGAATATATTTGAAAACCTCAGGATCATTCTTGAAGTTGGTTAACTGTGCATGTCGGCAGTAACGGGCTCTGTTCTTCAGATCTGACCTCTGGGTGCTTTTGGTAGCATCCAGATCAATGAATTCATCAGCAACAATTATTGATGCGAGATCATGCACCAAATCATGCATGACGAGCTCTGGAGGAGCTTTGAAATGCAATGGACTTGGATTAACCTGCAGAGGTAACTACTATCAATATAGTACTGTATAGAGAAATGTAAAACACCTTGAGAATAGGAAATGTTAAAATGGACTTAAGAGAAGACACTAAACTGGTCTAGTAAAATTGCAACTTCCTCAAAATATGTGGAGCCCTTATACAGAACAATATTCATATACATTTTTTTTACTAGAAACCATGGATTTTCAATTTTTTGTTTAATCTAGAGCCATAACAGAGTATGATTTATGAAAGTGTGTTCTTGTCTCTGAATAAAGGGTAAAAACATTATGATAAAAATGAACCAGCCATACAAGAGAAATGGTGTCTATAGGTACTAACCGAAGCGGATCCTGGAATCCGAAGAAAGGACATGCCCAAAAGGTAGTTGATGCACCTTTGACCATCGTACCCTGGACAAATGTATCCAAGTGCATTCCATTGCTGGATTAGACGATTGCTGTCCATGACAAAGCCCTTGGAGAAGGCTGCCAAGTACGTGAAACACATTTTGAATTCTAGCTTCATGTAGCAATAGCTCAGCATTAGCCTCTCTAATGTTTCTTTCTGATGTCCTTCTCTCAAACCCAAATCAACCTTGGTGTCTCTTATATCTTCCCATGCCCCCACGGTCCTTAGCTCCGACATTACTTGCCCAAGAGCATTTGCCACGAGCGGTAAACCCCCACACTTGGCGGCAATCTGCTTTCCAACTTCTTCCAAGCCACTGTGGTCATCATCAGGCCCAAATGCCCTTTGCTTCATTAATTCCCAACAGTCACCAGGTTCTAAAACACCCAACTCTACCGTTTCAGACTCATGAACTGGGCAAATTTTCCTCTGGTTTGCAAGAAAACCAGTGCGCAATTGTTGCACTACGCGTAGGTTTCGGGTAGTTACTATAATACGGCTGCCCTTGCGGCCATGCTGTAACATCTCCTTCAACCTTTCAAGATTATTTCCATCTTCTTCCCAGAGATCATCCAGAACAATCAAGTATCTTCTAGTAGCAAGTTCTTTTTTCAGTTGGGACTGCAAATCGCAGCTGTCAAGGTTGATAGTGCCATTCATCATGCTTTTCAGGATTGCACTCCCAATTTTGTGCAAATCAAACTGCTTGGACACCTTAACCCAGACTGAGACGTCAAAGACACTGACCCTCTTGTCTGCAAGAACCGATTCAGCCAACGTCGTCTTGCCTATGCCACCAAGGCCAACAACTGGAATGATGGAGATATCCTGGTTAGCTTCTTCACTTGTGAGTAGCAGGCTGATTATCTTCTCCTTCTCGACACCCCTCCCCACCATCCCTGTTTCCATTCCATGAGCATTCCAGTTGGCTGCAAGTGTTTCATTGTTTCTGCTCCCTTCTCCCCTTGCTTCTTGAGGCACAAGGTTGAGCCTCGTTTTGCCCTCCTTCTCGATTCCATCTATTTTCTTCATCACCTTCTTCATCTTGTGGGGCATGGTCATTCGCTGCAGGAGTTGATTGTTTCTGGAAAACCATAAGCTGGCCTGCAAAAATAGAAGTTGAAGTCAGCTTGAGTCTCCAAGCACATCTTTTTTTCCGGATTAGTTTCATACTCGTGGTAAGCCACCGCTagcagagaggagaggggaaagtaGAGGAGTTAGTTACCTTGGATTGGGTCTTGCTGATGAGGTCATCGGCGTCCAACTCATCCAGCACGTCCTCGACGTCATAGGCGACACGCTTGAACTTGGTAAGCCACCGCTGAAACACTCTTCCGGCTTCTCCTCCTCGGCGCGACCTCTCATCGGCATCGCCCAGCACGGCCTCGATATCTTTCATCTTCTCCCCCATCTCCAGCACCTGCTCTCTGTACCTCCACTGCAGAGTGACTTCCGCCGCAGCGTATTCCCCGCCGACCAATAGCTTGCTGACGATCTGCTTCGCAACCGCGCCCGCAATCACACCCCCGAGCCCACTCATGGCCATGGCTCCCCAGCCAGCAGCCTACTGAACCCGCCGACAATATTGATGTCTTTGTGGATTGTAAGAAGGCACAGCGAGGTAGGCAACCTCTCGGACTTCTTGGTGGTGGTTTGATTGCTGCTGTGTCTGTGTGAGCATTGGATTAAAGAGAGAAGTAAGCTTTTGTGGTCTTTTTTTCTACAGTCCAAATGAAAAAATGAAAAGTGAGGCCGGTGGGTCTTGCAACTTTGGTTCCATTCAAATTAAAATACGAAGACAGCTTTAAGCACCGCCATGTGCATGTTGATGCCTTCACGGAAAAAGTTGGATGGGACTAAAGTTGCAAGACTCAGCAGCAGTCCTCAGTTTTCACAAGCATAATGGGTTGTGAGTGCAATAATTGGGATGTGCAAAGCGCAAGACTTGGCAGCCTCAGTTTTCACATTGGCATCTTTCATTTCTTCAGTCCAAAGACATTCTGGAACGTGAGCATTGGGTTGAAAAGGGAGAAGGAAGCCTTTTTTTGCTTTGCCAGGGCATTCAAATTACAAACCAAAGTTGCAACAAACCTCACTTTCCAGAAAGCATAATGAATGGAGTGGGAATCTTTCTTTTCTTCAGTCCAAAGACATTCTAGATCAAATGAGATGAGATCTGCACTGGCCGAATATGTGCCATGTGGGACGAATGTACTGATAAATCAATGTGATTTGCCCTCTTCACACTCATGCTTGTTTCATTTTCGAAATGACGCGGAGCATGAAGCAGTTTGTCGAAATACCTGGAGAGCCCTCTGCAAACTGACGATATATATGACAGCAGAATGTGACTGACGAAATAGTTGGATTTCTTTCCCTCCTGAGCCGAAAGCCTGAAATGAGACTGAATGGTACAGTAGTAGAGTAGTAATCAAAAGCCAACCCAGTCTTGTGTGTATTAATGAGTAACCAACATAAACATTGAAAGGCATCACTGCTTAAATGCTGACTGAATTTTTATTTAACCTCAATATTTATGCTCGTTCCCAGATCCTTTAAATCTTGTGCAGCAGCTGGCTGGTGAATTTTGTACGT
This genomic window contains:
- the LOC109785530 gene encoding uncharacterized protein translates to MAMSGLGGVIAGAVAKQIVSKLLVGGEYAAAEVTLQWRYREQVLEMGEKMKDIEAVLGDADERSRRGGEAGRVFQRWLTKFKRVAYDVEDVLDELDADDLISKTQSKASLWFSRNNQLLQRMTMPHKMKKVMKKIDGIEKEGKTRLNLVPQEARGEGSRNNETLAANWNAHGMETGMVGRGVEKEKIISLLLTSEEANQDISIIPVVGLGGIGKTTLAESVLADKRVSVFDVSVWVKVSKQFDLHKIGSAILKSMMNGTINLDSCDLQSQLKKELATRRYLIVLDDLWEEDGNNLERLKEMLQHGRKGSRIIVTTRNLRVVQQLRTGFLANQRKICPVHESETVELGVLEPGDCWELMKQRAFGPDDDHSGLEEVGKQIAAKCGGLPLVANALGQVMSELRTVGAWEDIRDTKVDLGLREGHQKETLERLMLSYCYMKLEFKMCFTYLAAFSKGFVMDSNRLIQQWNALGYICPGYDGQRCINYLLGMSFLRIPGSASVNPSPLHFKAPPELVMHDLVHDLASIIVADEFIDLDATKSTQRSDLKNRARYCRHAQLTNFKNDPEVFKYIPHKLRSLHFRDLEGLQLPKKAFSRSKYIRVLDLSGHSANRQSAPSSVVLPSSVKQLKLIRYLDATGLPITSLPKYFHELQNMETIILSNSLLETLPDSICRLSKLCYLDLSGSSSLSKLPASLGELAQLFFLNLSGCCILQELPESICELTCLHHLDMSDCRALQKLPDNFGSLLKLSFLNLSSCSKLTKLPDNLSFPCLEHLNLSSCHELENLPIDFGYLQKLEFVNLSGCYKVSMLPGSFCQLNHLKHLDLSDCYRLEELPECFDHLFELEYLNLTSCPKLRQLPESICKLSKLRCLYLSYCLSLNELPSSFGDLKLQILHMNGLVLMSDCPDSIGDMTSLTQLVLDNPSSAMLEKARAIEKRLNLVGTVEHHVHEIESRGCSSIVDLVGLTCSELMLLGLQNVRQPEDADRVKLRDKSNIRVLKLLWENEGGKSVLDRLVPPRTLENFWLAGYMSKDFPNWMFQISSYLPFLSELALNNLQACDCLPPFGTLPNLRRLCLLKIPNIRKVGKEFYGEGGPCMKLTVLVLTLMENLEEWWTTESSKEDEEFLIPNLHHLEIMDCPRLKFLPYPPRSMNWVLGNSEKVLPEQGFGNLSSSIRPSLMVLKRCSFSQHKWDGLQHFPTLEKFQVISVSGFRTLPEVMRCFTSLTELHLKSLKDLEALPVWLGDLGSLEEIGINDCPNLTSLPESMKNLTALRKLKLNECKGLETLLESLGQLTSLAEILIHNCPNLTSLPENMKNLTSVRKLELAECKDMDPLPGSLGQMTSLEEILIFDCPNLTSLPESMKSLSALRKLTLIKCKGLETLPGSLGQLTSLEELLIGDCQKLTSLPESIKNLIALKILKLTECQGLEILPEWLGELTSLEEILISHYPNMTSLPESMKNLTALKSLTLLVCNGLEILPEWLGQLTSLEEILLGDCNNLTSLPESMKNLTTLKKLSLVKCEGLETLPASLGQLTSLEEISIGSCANLTSLPESMNLTALRKLMLTECKGLVTLPGLLGQLTSLEEILIGNCPNLISLPESMKNLTALRKLMLTECKGLETLPGSLGQLTSLEEIVITKCPNLTSFPESMKNLTALTKLRFEECKALETLPGWLGQLTSLEEIILSGYPNLTSLPESMKNLTALRRLWLRNCKGMETLPGWLGQLTSLEQLITCDCPNLISLPESIRSLSALKLLKIVRCPRLIVRCHREDAYKIRHIPTVEFW